A stretch of Paenibacillus sp. URB8-2 DNA encodes these proteins:
- a CDS encoding IS630 family transposase, whose protein sequence is MPAKSSSEFVARMEDVLETYALPYDPEIPLICMDEQPIQLLDHSRPPQPMKPGQVLREDYEYVRKGSCSLFLFTEPLAGWRHVQASERRTKSDWALQIQELLEVHYPEAKRVRLVMDNLNTHTISSLYETFPPEQALALAKRLEIHYTPKHGSWLNIAEIELSVMTIQCLNRRITSIEELQGEVSAWETERNRIQKSVDWQFTTEQARGKLKHLYPEI, encoded by the coding sequence ATTCCCGCCAAATCGAGCAGTGAATTCGTCGCTCGGATGGAAGACGTCTTAGAGACCTATGCCCTGCCTTATGACCCTGAAATCCCGCTCATTTGTATGGATGAACAGCCGATCCAGCTGCTCGATCATTCGCGCCCACCGCAACCTATGAAGCCAGGACAGGTTCTGCGAGAAGACTACGAGTATGTTCGCAAAGGCAGCTGCAGCCTGTTTCTGTTCACGGAGCCGCTCGCCGGGTGGCGTCACGTGCAGGCTTCGGAAAGACGCACAAAATCCGATTGGGCTCTGCAGATCCAAGAACTGCTGGAGGTCCACTACCCAGAGGCGAAACGGGTTCGGCTCGTGATGGATAACTTGAATACCCATACGATCTCGTCCTTGTATGAAACCTTTCCGCCTGAACAGGCGTTGGCTTTGGCAAAACGGCTAGAGATCCATTATACCCCTAAGCATGGAAGTTGGTTAAACATTGCTGAGATAGAACTCAGTGTAATGACGATCCAATGCCTGAACCGCCGAATCACCTCTATTGAAGAATTGCAGGGCGAGGTGTCCGCTTGGGAAACCGAACGCAACCGAATTCAGAAATCTGTCGATTGGCAATTTACCACGGAGCAGGCACGAGGCAAGTTAAAGCATTTGTATCCTGAAATTTGA
- a CDS encoding HAD family hydrolase, which translates to MQDSKKIWVGSEILHVRAVAFDKDGTLFDSLKFWSYIDELRMSEFTRLTGPEYADDWSAMMGFAQPDRIDYTGVLAVATTLEEIILTAGLLYRLKGWSWFECKQKAQQIFANADRQLQLEHAFHSTDNVPDIFHHLHSQGISVGIMTSDAYERTSRLMQMLKVDHVLDFVITPEQVSKGKPDPEMVSKACAMLKISPGELAIVGDSVADVQMAKAAGSIGIGLITYEGSEKDLSPHADFLIHSLSEIQVK; encoded by the coding sequence ATGCAGGATAGCAAAAAAATATGGGTTGGTTCCGAAATCTTACATGTTCGGGCGGTAGCTTTCGATAAAGACGGTACCTTGTTCGATTCGCTGAAATTCTGGTCTTATATCGATGAATTGAGGATGAGCGAATTTACACGTCTCACAGGTCCTGAATACGCTGATGACTGGAGCGCTATGATGGGCTTTGCGCAACCGGATCGCATTGACTACACCGGGGTGCTGGCGGTAGCCACGACGCTGGAGGAAATCATTCTGACTGCGGGGCTCCTTTATCGTCTGAAGGGATGGTCCTGGTTCGAATGCAAGCAAAAGGCGCAGCAAATTTTCGCGAACGCCGACCGGCAACTTCAATTGGAGCATGCTTTCCACTCGACGGATAACGTGCCTGATATTTTTCATCATTTGCATTCCCAAGGGATCTCCGTCGGAATCATGACATCGGATGCTTACGAACGCACATCACGGCTCATGCAGATGCTGAAAGTCGATCATGTGCTGGACTTTGTCATAACCCCCGAGCAAGTAAGCAAAGGAAAACCGGACCCGGAAATGGTGTCTAAAGCTTGCGCGATGCTGAAGATTTCACCCGGGGAGCTGGCCATTGTCGGTGATTCCGTGGCGGACGTCCAAATGGCGAAAGCTGCCGGAAGCATCGGAATCGGCCTCATTACGTACGAAGGTTCGGAAAAGGATTTGTCTCCGCATGCGGACTTTTTAATCCATTCTCTATCGGAGATCCAAGTGAAATAA
- a CDS encoding ABC transporter substrate-binding protein, with protein MKKHIPLLLLIVFVCFTCLITSCVPLASEASGQDNRIPPPSKVKLVVWIWESAKAPLEANIAEFNREYPNIQIEFQTMKSSQLYQKFLVGTNTKDPVPDIITVESSYVQQMVNNRALYDITDQVRPYRKVMNEFKWADAISAGRYYAMPWDSGPVMLFYRRDLFELAGLPSDPQSVADTIRTWDDFYQAAKRIKEAAGVDMIMESKSSSSNRWFELMMWQRGLWYFDKQGNPATHRPEIKDLARFIVKMTNEGYVYDAKRWSVEWFEAIRQGKVATLVIGSWMDGALSKWIAPEQSGLWGVAPMPKWSLEDSYASANDGGSNLAINAYSKHPKEAWKFIEFMLGRKSSQIRTLKNGAIFPSLETIYDDPIMDEPISYFGGQPVRKLYVKAIKEIYPQGYTKGFPTATQMMTDAFAQIYLERRSVDDVMDTLSEQLKSKLDEPQSP; from the coding sequence ATGAAAAAGCATATTCCGCTCCTTCTATTGATCGTCTTCGTTTGCTTCACCTGTCTGATAACCTCATGTGTTCCTTTGGCATCGGAAGCATCAGGGCAGGACAATCGGATTCCCCCACCTTCAAAAGTAAAACTGGTCGTCTGGATATGGGAAAGCGCCAAAGCCCCTTTGGAAGCCAATATCGCTGAATTTAACCGGGAATACCCTAACATTCAAATCGAATTTCAAACGATGAAATCCTCTCAACTTTATCAAAAGTTTCTAGTCGGCACCAATACAAAAGATCCTGTTCCTGATATCATTACGGTGGAATCGAGCTATGTGCAGCAAATGGTGAATAATCGGGCTTTATACGATATCACCGATCAAGTCCGGCCATACCGCAAGGTTATGAATGAATTCAAATGGGCGGATGCGATCAGTGCCGGACGATATTACGCCATGCCTTGGGACAGCGGACCTGTCATGCTCTTTTACCGCAGAGACCTCTTTGAGCTTGCGGGGCTGCCCTCGGATCCGCAGTCCGTTGCCGATACGATCCGAACTTGGGACGACTTTTATCAGGCTGCGAAGCGCATAAAAGAAGCTGCGGGCGTTGATATGATCATGGAGTCCAAAAGCAGTTCCAGCAATCGGTGGTTCGAATTGATGATGTGGCAGCGCGGGCTGTGGTATTTCGACAAGCAAGGCAATCCTGCAACACATCGGCCGGAAATCAAGGATCTTGCCCGTTTCATCGTGAAAATGACAAATGAAGGCTACGTTTATGATGCCAAAAGGTGGAGCGTCGAGTGGTTTGAGGCCATCCGTCAAGGAAAAGTCGCCACTCTTGTCATCGGTTCCTGGATGGATGGAGCTCTGTCGAAATGGATCGCCCCCGAGCAATCCGGCTTGTGGGGGGTTGCGCCCATGCCGAAATGGTCATTGGAGGATTCGTATGCATCAGCAAACGATGGCGGTTCGAACCTTGCGATCAATGCGTATTCCAAACACCCTAAAGAAGCGTGGAAATTTATCGAATTTATGCTTGGCCGGAAGTCTTCTCAAATAAGAACGCTTAAAAATGGAGCGATTTTCCCTTCACTGGAGACCATATACGACGATCCGATCATGGATGAGCCCATCTCCTATTTCGGCGGGCAACCGGTGCGCAAGCTATATGTGAAGGCAATCAAAGAAATTTATCCTCAAGGATATACAAAAGGATTTCCGACCGCTACGCAGATGATGACAGACGCGTTCGCCCAAATCTATCTGGAACGGCGAAGCGTGGATGATGTAATGGATACCCTTTCCGAACAACTCAAATCCAAATTGGATGAACCGCAAAGCCCTTGA
- a CDS encoding helix-turn-helix domain-containing protein has product MNKKYEVRLEPKERERIEQLLHAETTSPGIRRRCLVLLLSDENQGAIPKQTEIASRSGVSNATVFYTVRDYCTHGLEQTLCYRRRAEPARPSPITGEVEARIIALACSEPPKGYARWTIRLLTRRVIELNILESVGRETIRTTLKKRNLSLT; this is encoded by the coding sequence ATGAACAAAAAATACGAGGTTCGGCTTGAGCCGAAAGAACGTGAAAGAATTGAACAACTTCTTCATGCCGAAACGACATCTCCCGGCATTCGCCGCCGCTGTCTCGTGCTGCTTCTTTCGGATGAAAATCAAGGTGCTATTCCCAAGCAGACTGAAATTGCCAGTCGTTCAGGAGTCAGTAATGCAACCGTTTTTTACACCGTTAGAGACTACTGTACCCACGGACTGGAGCAAACGCTCTGTTACCGCCGCCGTGCTGAACCGGCACGCCCTTCACCGATCACCGGTGAGGTGGAAGCCCGAATTATTGCATTAGCCTGCTCTGAGCCTCCAAAAGGGTATGCGCGCTGGACGATTCGTTTGCTAACGCGCCGAGTCATTGAGCTGAATATTTTAGAATCGGTCGGACGAGAAACCATTCGGACGACTTTAAAAAAACGAAACTTAAGCCTCACCTGA
- a CDS encoding beta-galactosidase small subunit, with translation MPPVSCTRQGDLVRVTGSGFELVFDGLRGSLSSWTLNGRLLLTPDGGPALQVFRAPVDNDLKSSYVVGENGWYAVGLHQLEPTLEAFSVDDTDSDKILIRTVIHWDGKRQTGFRHECVYTVWGNGWVHTENAIEPYGDLPVLPRLGVRFALPGSYGGLEWYGRGPFESYPDRKAGAALGRYRGRVGDQAEPYIFPQETGNKEDVRWASLINEDGDGLLIVPDTPLSFSALPFTSDDLDQAKHQHELISKDEVFVSIDFKQNGLGNKSCGPEPLEMYLLHPRPVRFGYSLRPISGTREKPEVLARFVFDPKLANAHLDAEETREWIMGNRKADYIDPSDPDARRQAGYSH, from the coding sequence ATGCCCCCGGTATCGTGCACGCGGCAAGGTGACTTAGTCCGCGTAACTGGCAGCGGATTTGAGTTGGTATTCGACGGGTTAAGAGGCAGCTTATCTTCGTGGACGTTGAATGGACGGCTGCTCTTAACGCCAGATGGCGGTCCTGCACTTCAAGTATTCCGTGCTCCGGTAGACAACGATCTCAAAAGCTCCTATGTCGTGGGCGAAAATGGATGGTATGCGGTCGGATTACATCAGCTTGAGCCGACGCTGGAGGCATTCTCTGTGGACGATACCGATTCTGATAAAATCTTGATCAGGACCGTTATACACTGGGATGGCAAGCGCCAAACCGGTTTTCGCCATGAATGCGTCTATACGGTCTGGGGGAACGGTTGGGTCCATACTGAGAACGCGATCGAACCGTACGGCGATTTACCGGTCCTGCCGAGGCTCGGTGTCCGTTTCGCCCTGCCCGGCAGCTACGGCGGGCTCGAATGGTACGGCCGCGGACCGTTCGAAAGCTATCCCGACCGCAAAGCGGGAGCCGCCCTGGGACGGTACCGCGGGCGAGTGGGGGATCAAGCGGAGCCTTACATATTTCCCCAAGAAACGGGGAACAAGGAGGATGTCCGCTGGGCGAGCCTGATCAATGAGGATGGCGATGGCCTGCTGATCGTGCCGGATACGCCGTTATCCTTCTCCGCCTTGCCATTTACGAGCGACGATCTGGACCAGGCTAAGCACCAGCATGAACTGATTTCGAAGGATGAGGTCTTCGTCTCGATTGACTTCAAACAGAACGGGCTGGGCAATAAGAGCTGCGGACCCGAACCGCTCGAGATGTATCTGCTTCATCCCCGTCCGGTGCGTTTCGGCTATAGCTTGCGCCCAATATCCGGCACCAGAGAAAAACCGGAAGTGCTTGCGAGGTTCGTGTTTGACCCAAAACTGGCGAACGCTCACCTTGACGCAGAGGAAACCCGGGAATGGATCATGGGAAACAGGAAAGCCGATTATATTGACCCGAGCGATCCGGATGCTCGGAGGCAGGCCGGATACAGCCATTGA
- a CDS encoding mandelate racemase/muconate lactonizing enzyme family protein, with protein sequence MKITRVEAIPVRQGNTIELINDSAQDGIIIKVHTDEGITGIGEVDSAPWVVKSIIDTPSSHRICQGLGEMLIGENPFEIERIWEKLYVGSTFYGRRGVVIHAISGIDIALWDIMGKALNLPVYKLLGGAQRGKVRAYASTLMPYTPQEAYDETKKWVEQGYTAIKLGWGGFEQGNREIVELVKASREAAGPNIDLLFDLGFIPSDDHPIDAASRMALVKELEPFAPYWIEEPLFADDYEGYRKLAESTSIRIAGGENETTRYGFKELIEQGGVDIVQPDVTRCGGLSEAKRIAQLAHAHHITCVPHAWSSGIVIAASLHLVTAIPNGALLEYCVAETPIRQEMLLSDVTVKDGYAEITDKPGLGVELNEEALEKYRCDR encoded by the coding sequence GTGAAAATCACAAGAGTCGAAGCAATCCCCGTAAGACAAGGCAATACAATTGAATTAATCAATGATAGCGCCCAGGATGGAATCATTATCAAAGTCCACACGGACGAAGGAATTACCGGGATTGGCGAAGTGGATTCGGCTCCGTGGGTGGTCAAATCGATTATCGATACGCCTTCCTCCCACCGTATTTGCCAAGGGCTCGGAGAAATGCTCATCGGAGAGAATCCATTCGAAATCGAACGCATCTGGGAGAAGCTGTATGTTGGAAGCACGTTCTATGGTAGAAGGGGAGTCGTCATCCATGCCATCAGCGGGATCGATATCGCATTGTGGGATATTATGGGCAAGGCGCTCAATCTGCCGGTGTACAAGCTGCTTGGAGGCGCGCAGCGCGGCAAGGTCCGGGCATATGCAAGCACGCTGATGCCTTATACCCCGCAGGAAGCCTATGACGAAACGAAGAAGTGGGTCGAGCAGGGCTATACGGCGATCAAATTGGGTTGGGGCGGATTCGAGCAGGGTAACCGGGAGATTGTAGAATTGGTAAAAGCGTCCCGCGAAGCGGCGGGCCCGAACATCGATTTGTTGTTCGATCTCGGCTTTATTCCGTCCGACGACCACCCAATCGACGCCGCCTCGCGCATGGCGCTCGTCAAAGAGCTTGAGCCTTTCGCTCCTTACTGGATCGAAGAACCGCTCTTCGCCGACGATTACGAAGGTTACCGCAAATTGGCGGAATCAACCTCCATCCGCATCGCCGGAGGAGAAAATGAAACGACGCGCTACGGCTTCAAAGAACTGATCGAGCAAGGCGGAGTCGATATTGTCCAGCCGGATGTGACCCGCTGCGGAGGACTCAGCGAAGCGAAGCGAATTGCCCAGCTTGCTCATGCGCATCATATTACCTGTGTGCCCCATGCCTGGAGCAGCGGAATCGTTATTGCCGCTTCCCTGCATTTGGTCACGGCGATACCGAACGGCGCCTTACTGGAATACTGTGTAGCTGAGACGCCGATCCGTCAGGAAATGCTGCTCAGCGACGTTACAGTCAAGGACGGGTACGCCGAAATTACCGACAAGCCCGGTTTGGGCGTCGAGTTGAATGAAGAAGCGCTGGAAAAATACCGCTGCGACCGTTAG
- a CDS encoding zinc-dependent alcohol dehydrogenase has translation MAGMMRALIWEGEGILALKEVPIPEISPTEALIRVSYTGVCATDVEIINGKFPYSPPYILGHEITGKVIETGSNVKELKEGDRVVIDPGVPCGECFFCKSSQPEFCANYCELGINENGGWADYVRVPAKSAHKIPVEMSDVSAAIFEPMACPFGAVDNAGLLPGEHVLIYGDGPAALYFTQIVKMMGAGRVSVVYKLPERAELLQRFGADDLIPFDGQAAALKEHPSIRDRGGFQLVIDAVGLSNTVKDAVRYASTGGRIILYGFNDSHTDHFPHREIIFKGIRIFGRTNSPAVWSRAIECVARNQIVLNPLVERVVSPEEAKEILLAGNLNGLKTIICWAD, from the coding sequence ATGGCGGGCATGATGAGAGCACTTATATGGGAAGGGGAAGGGATTCTAGCTCTAAAAGAGGTCCCGATTCCTGAGATTAGTCCCACCGAGGCACTGATCCGTGTAAGCTATACCGGTGTCTGTGCCACGGATGTTGAAATTATAAATGGCAAGTTCCCCTATTCCCCGCCTTATATATTAGGCCATGAAATAACCGGGAAAGTGATTGAGACAGGCAGCAATGTCAAAGAATTGAAAGAGGGAGACCGAGTCGTAATTGATCCGGGGGTGCCTTGCGGCGAATGCTTTTTTTGCAAATCTTCACAGCCGGAATTTTGCGCGAATTATTGTGAGCTCGGGATCAACGAAAACGGCGGATGGGCCGATTATGTCAGGGTTCCGGCAAAAAGCGCACATAAAATTCCGGTTGAAATGAGCGATGTTTCGGCTGCAATTTTCGAACCCATGGCATGTCCCTTTGGAGCTGTGGACAACGCAGGCCTCCTGCCAGGGGAACATGTGCTCATTTACGGAGACGGTCCCGCCGCCTTGTATTTTACACAAATCGTCAAAATGATGGGAGCCGGACGTGTCAGCGTAGTTTACAAGCTTCCGGAGCGCGCGGAATTACTTCAAAGATTCGGAGCAGACGACCTGATCCCATTCGACGGGCAGGCCGCCGCGCTCAAAGAGCATCCGAGCATACGTGATAGGGGTGGCTTTCAATTGGTCATCGACGCCGTCGGTTTGTCGAATACCGTGAAAGATGCGGTTCGATATGCCAGCACGGGCGGAAGGATTATCTTGTACGGTTTTAATGATAGTCATACCGACCATTTTCCGCACAGAGAAATCATTTTTAAAGGCATCCGTATTTTCGGTCGGACCAATTCTCCTGCTGTCTGGTCCAGAGCGATCGAATGTGTGGCGCGTAATCAAATCGTGTTGAATCCATTGGTCGAACGGGTGGTATCTCCGGAAGAGGCGAAAGAGATTCTGCTTGCCGGCAACCTTAACGGTCTAAAGACAATCATTTGCTGGGCAGATTAA
- a CDS encoding GntR family transcriptional regulator yields the protein MRQFVYQEIREAIIKGHLEPGARLREVEISKQMNVSRGPIREAIRILEQEGLVISHPYRETVVVDLSEEEVIHLLVPTRRNFELFAAQKAVSVLTADDFAYLDNIILSMQEASNQDDLDRLSDLDLKFHERIVERCVSPAMFRIWNSISGKLHARFLIQGYSHSSLQTVVEEHRELLQLIRSGDNERIEQHLQIHIK from the coding sequence TTGCGTCAATTTGTTTACCAGGAAATTCGCGAAGCCATTATCAAGGGGCATCTCGAACCGGGGGCCCGATTGCGCGAGGTGGAAATCTCCAAGCAGATGAACGTCAGCCGCGGTCCGATTCGCGAGGCGATCCGAATTTTGGAACAAGAAGGCCTGGTCATTTCCCATCCTTACCGGGAGACAGTCGTTGTTGACCTTTCCGAAGAGGAAGTCATTCATTTGCTCGTGCCTACCCGGCGCAATTTTGAATTGTTTGCGGCACAGAAGGCTGTCAGCGTGCTGACAGCCGACGATTTTGCCTATTTGGACAACATTATTCTGAGTATGCAGGAAGCGAGCAATCAGGATGATCTGGACCGTCTCTCGGATCTGGATCTGAAATTTCATGAACGAATTGTAGAACGCTGTGTTTCGCCCGCCATGTTCCGCATCTGGAACAGCATCTCCGGCAAGCTCCACGCGCGTTTTCTGATTCAGGGTTACAGCCATTCTTCCTTGCAGACCGTAGTGGAAGAACACCGCGAATTGCTTCAATTGATCCGCAGTGGAGATAACGAACGCATCGAGCAACATTTGCAGATACACATCAAGTAG
- a CDS encoding glycoside hydrolase family 2 TIM barrel-domain containing protein, whose product MIQIAKYWETLDVLQVNRELPRSYYIPYGNANAAKSQKRGSSPFYQTLNGSWKFQYYPSVKQVRDEFYREDTDVSGWEDLTVPSCWQVNGYDQCHYTNVNYPFPCDPPYVPNENPAGLYVREFKVSENWNGKDKYIVFEGVNSCLYLWVNGTFVGYSQGSRMPAEFNITPHVRNGKNRIAVMVLKWCDGAYLEDQDLWRFSGIFRDVYLLARNPNRIRDVFNRQELSADFQTARLKCEIETHGALEVRAELKDAQGSLISERIAVMLGQGVIEFEVPNPKLWNAEAPYMYSLYLYSGDEVLLFRVGFRKVEIVDGVFRINGKAVKLKGVNRHDSHPELGQTIPLNHMIKDLILMKKHNINTIRTSHYPNDPRFLALCDEFGFYVIDEADLECHGVLRAGDYHMLTKNPDWEHAFVERAVRMVERDKNYACIIMWSMGNESGYDVNHMAMARWTKSRDSSRPVHYEGVDPRHKGSPNTELIDVEGRMYTSVEGIELYAKDENSAKPMFLCEYSHAMGNGPGDLKDYWDVIYKYPKLMGGCVWEWCDHGIRTRTPDGTPYFAYGGDFGDHPSDGNFCIDGLVAPDRKPHPGLLELKKVIAPIRIEAKELEHGTFQIVNLYDFIDLSHIGLFWKLEKDGKTADQGEIPELHARPHTSEAITIPYQWDRTVQGRYYLTISFRLKRETRWADAGYELSFEQFELPGVAAGEWEVKGVPAIHLERKDEKLIIEGFDFRHVFDLYDGVFQTISKHGQNMIQSTPQFTIWRAPTDNDRKIKRVWTELGYESAVMHVYRSEILNQSETSVDIAVHFSLGAAIKPPILHGEALWRVDGTGRISLDVQVKVREGLTFLPRFGLKLTMPRGSEEVEYFGLGPHESYIDKRQSVRKGSYLLTVDDMFQNYIMPQESGSRYGTEWAIVSNELGMGLKFTSEDAFSFNASHYSAEDLTSAMHSYELQKREETFVHLDYKMSGVGSNSCGPELLEPYQLNEKEFRFRLGIMPVFKEDEE is encoded by the coding sequence ATGATTCAGATTGCAAAATATTGGGAAACCCTGGATGTACTGCAGGTCAATCGGGAACTCCCACGGTCTTACTACATTCCCTATGGGAATGCAAATGCGGCAAAATCCCAAAAACGCGGGAGCTCGCCCTTTTATCAGACCTTAAACGGTAGCTGGAAATTTCAATACTATCCAAGCGTGAAGCAGGTGCGTGATGAATTTTACAGGGAGGATACGGATGTCAGCGGTTGGGAGGATTTGACCGTTCCATCTTGCTGGCAGGTAAACGGCTATGATCAATGCCATTATACGAACGTCAACTATCCGTTTCCTTGTGATCCTCCTTACGTCCCGAATGAAAATCCGGCAGGATTATATGTCAGGGAATTCAAAGTCTCCGAGAACTGGAACGGAAAAGACAAGTATATCGTATTTGAAGGAGTCAATTCTTGTTTGTATCTATGGGTCAACGGCACTTTTGTCGGTTACAGCCAAGGAAGCCGCATGCCGGCTGAATTCAATATTACCCCGCATGTTCGGAACGGAAAAAACCGTATCGCCGTCATGGTACTTAAATGGTGCGATGGAGCTTATCTGGAGGACCAGGACCTGTGGAGATTTTCGGGGATATTTCGGGATGTGTATTTGTTGGCGCGGAATCCAAACAGGATTCGGGATGTATTTAACCGGCAGGAGCTCTCCGCGGATTTCCAGACGGCACGTTTGAAGTGCGAAATCGAAACCCATGGGGCGCTAGAGGTTCGAGCGGAATTGAAGGATGCGCAGGGAAGCCTGATCAGCGAACGAATTGCCGTAATGCTTGGCCAGGGAGTTATTGAGTTTGAAGTGCCCAATCCGAAGCTCTGGAACGCCGAAGCTCCTTATATGTACAGCCTTTACCTTTATTCCGGGGATGAGGTACTGTTATTCCGCGTCGGCTTCAGAAAAGTCGAGATCGTGGACGGCGTCTTTAGGATCAACGGAAAAGCGGTGAAGCTTAAGGGAGTCAACCGCCATGATTCCCATCCCGAGCTAGGGCAAACGATCCCTCTGAACCATATGATCAAAGATCTCATCCTTATGAAGAAACATAACATCAATACGATCCGCACCTCCCATTATCCCAATGACCCTCGATTCTTGGCGCTCTGTGACGAGTTCGGATTTTACGTCATTGATGAAGCGGATCTGGAGTGCCACGGCGTTCTGCGTGCAGGGGATTATCATATGCTCACGAAAAATCCGGATTGGGAGCATGCTTTCGTGGAACGGGCCGTACGCATGGTGGAACGGGATAAAAATTATGCTTGTATCATCATGTGGTCAATGGGCAATGAATCGGGCTATGACGTGAATCATATGGCAATGGCTCGATGGACGAAAAGCCGGGATTCCTCGAGGCCGGTCCATTACGAGGGGGTAGACCCGAGGCATAAGGGCAGCCCGAACACAGAATTGATCGATGTAGAAGGACGCATGTACACCTCCGTGGAAGGGATTGAGCTTTATGCGAAGGACGAGAACAGCGCCAAGCCGATGTTTCTATGCGAGTACAGTCATGCCATGGGGAATGGCCCCGGAGATTTGAAGGACTACTGGGACGTTATTTACAAATATCCAAAGCTAATGGGCGGCTGCGTATGGGAATGGTGTGATCATGGTATTCGAACCAGGACGCCGGATGGAACACCTTACTTCGCTTATGGCGGAGACTTCGGAGATCATCCGAGCGACGGGAATTTCTGTATTGACGGCCTCGTTGCTCCGGATCGGAAGCCGCATCCGGGTCTTCTCGAATTAAAGAAGGTGATTGCTCCCATTCGGATTGAAGCGAAGGAACTGGAGCACGGCACGTTTCAAATCGTCAATCTATATGATTTTATCGACTTATCGCATATTGGATTGTTCTGGAAGCTGGAGAAGGACGGGAAAACTGCGGATCAGGGGGAAATCCCGGAACTCCATGCAAGACCCCATACATCAGAAGCGATAACGATTCCGTATCAATGGGACAGAACGGTTCAAGGACGTTATTACTTGACGATATCGTTCCGCTTAAAGAGGGAGACCCGGTGGGCGGATGCCGGATATGAACTATCGTTTGAACAGTTCGAGCTTCCTGGGGTGGCGGCCGGCGAGTGGGAAGTGAAGGGTGTTCCGGCGATTCATTTGGAACGGAAAGACGAGAAACTGATCATTGAAGGCTTTGACTTCCGCCATGTGTTCGATCTGTATGACGGGGTCTTTCAGACCATTTCCAAACATGGACAGAATATGATTCAATCGACTCCGCAGTTCACCATCTGGCGGGCTCCGACCGACAACGACCGAAAAATCAAGCGGGTATGGACAGAGTTAGGATACGAAAGTGCGGTTATGCACGTGTATCGTTCGGAAATTCTGAATCAGTCGGAAACCAGTGTGGACATAGCCGTCCATTTTTCCTTAGGAGCGGCGATCAAACCACCGATACTTCACGGCGAAGCCCTTTGGCGGGTGGACGGAACGGGACGTATTTCGCTCGATGTTCAAGTGAAAGTCCGGGAAGGACTCACATTCTTGCCGCGCTTCGGTCTTAAACTGACGATGCCCCGCGGATCAGAGGAAGTCGAGTACTTCGGCCTTGGACCTCACGAAAGCTATATCGATAAGCGGCAAAGTGTAAGGAAGGGGAGCTATCTACTCACCGTCGACGATATGTTCCAAAATTACATCATGCCTCAAGAGAGCGGGTCCCGGTACGGCACGGAATGGGCCATCGTATCGAACGAGCTGGGCATGGGTTTGAAGTTTACGTCCGAAGATGCCTTCTCTTTCAACGCTTCCCATTATTCCGCGGAGGATTTAACCTCGGCTATGCATTCCTACGAATTACAGAAGAGGGAAGAAACTTTCGTTCATCTCGATTATAAAATGAGCGGGGTAGGCTCCAATTCATGCGGACCGGAGCTGCTTGAGCCGTACCAGTTAAACGAAAAGGAATTCCGTTTTAGACTTGGGATTATGCCTGTTTTTAAAGAGGATGAGGAATAA